The Primulina tabacum isolate GXHZ01 chromosome 16, ASM2559414v2, whole genome shotgun sequence genome window below encodes:
- the LOC142529107 gene encoding putative respiratory burst oxidase homolog protein H: protein MNDTGLPRGDSVKWILEKIEIDDMADIPMDDKSESVRNGANRSFLRRKTSNTKNRTGRTESGASQGLKSLRFLDRTRTGKEEDAWKDIEKRFNQHAVYGRLLKDKFGVCIGMGDSKEFAGELFEALARRRNICTENGIEIELLREFWEDMTNQDYDTRLHIFFDMCDKNGDGMLSEDEVKEVLVMSASANKLSKFKQQASTYASLIMEELDPDHQGYIEMWQLELLLRGMVGSEEDKKKTYKKTQTLARTMIPKQYRTPISKFLSKNSERFFDNWRRILVLTLWMCVNISLFTWKFYQYKKRAAFQVMGYCLCFAKGSAEILKFNMALILLPVCRRTLTKLRETFLGTVIPFDDNINFHKLIALCIAIATLVHTLMHSGCNFVRLTKCPNNQFNAIFGPAFHFHQPSYLGIVGTVLGITGILMIILMIFSFTLAMHSFRRNVVKLPWPLHHLAGFNSFWYAHHLLALVYALLIIHGYFIFLTRQWYKKTTWMYIAIPMFVYTSERILTLYDRNYRVSIIKAVIYTGNVLALYMSRPPGFKYKSGMYLFVKCPDISNFEWHPFSITSAPGDDYLSVHIRTLGDWTTELRNRFAKACEPRSTQPRRGNLVRMETKVYSDTENSEFPRIVIKGPYGAPAQNYKKYDILLLVGLGIGATPFISIIKDIVNNEDEFGSIDDRKCPERAYFYWVTREQGSFDWFKGVMDDIAEYDHNHVIEMHNYLTSVYEEGDARSALIGMVQSLQHAKNGVDVVSESRIRTHFARPNWKKVFAHLATTHPSTRIGVFYCGSPTLTKPLKKLCQEFSMNSSTRFQFHKENF from the exons ATGAATGATACAGGACTACCTAGAGGAGATTCTGTGAAATGGATATTAGAGAAAATTGAGATAGATGACATGGCTGATATTCCAATGGATGATAAATCGGAATCTGTACGAAATGGTGCAAATCGGAGTTTTTTAAGGAGGAAGACAAGCAACACGAAGAATAGGACGGGCCGAACGGAATCCGGTGCCTCACAAGGGCTAAAGAGTTTAAGGTTTCTCGACAGGACAAGAACGGGGAAGGAAGAGGACGCGTGGAAGGATATTGAGAAGCGTTTCAATCAGCATGCGGTCTATGGCAGATTGTTGAAGGACAAATTTGGAGTATGCATCG GAATGGGAGACAGCAAGGAATTTGCTGGTGAGTTGTTTGAAGCTTTGGCAAGAAGGAGGAACATTTGCACGGAAAATGGGATCGAGATAGAATTACTACGGGAATTCTGGGAAGACATGACAAATCAAGATTATGACACGAGGCTTCATATATTTTTTGACAT GTGTGACAAAAATGGAGATGGAATGCTGTCGGAAGACGAGGTTAAAGAA GTTTTAGTAATGAGTGCTTCGGCGAACAAGCTGTCGAAATTCAAGCAACAGGCTTCAACATATGCTTCTTTAATCATGGAAGAGCTTGACCCCGACCATCAAGGATATATAGAG ATGTGGCAACTCGAGCTCTTGTTAAGAGGGATGGTTGGCTCGGAAGAAGACAAAAAAAAGACTTACAAGAAAACGCAAACATTGGCAAGAACCATGATCCCTAAACAGTACAGGACCCCGATAAGCAAATTCTTATCGAAAAACTCGGAAAGATTCTTCGATAATTGGAGAAGAATACTGGTTCTCACGTTGTGGATGTGTGTAAATATTTCCCTCTTCACTTGGAAATTCTATCAATACAAAAAAAGGGCTGCTTTTCAAGTAATGGGATATTGTCTATGTTTTGCTAAAGGTTCAGCGGAGATTCTTAAGTTCAACATGGCTCTGATTCTCCTCCCTGTGTGCAGAAGAACTCTAACTAAGCTAAGAGAGACGTTTCTTGGGACGGTAATACCATTCGACGACAACATCAATTTCCATAAATTAATCGCACTATGTATCGCCATAGCAACCCTAGTTCATACGCTGATGCACTCAGGCTGCAACTTCGTAAGACTGACAAAGTGTCCTAATAATCAGTTTAACGCCATTTTTGGACCGGCTTTTCATTTCCACCAGCCGAGTTATTTGGGAATTGTTGGAACTGTCCTCGGCATTACAGGCATCTTGATGATAATTCTGATGATCTTTTCTTTCACATTGGCGATGCATTCGTTTAGGAGGAACGTGGTTAAACTGCCGTGGCCTTTACATCATTTGGCAGGTTTCAATTCCTTCTGGTATGCGCATCATTTGTTGGCTCTCGTTTATGCCCTCTTAATCATCCACGGTTACTTCATATTTCTGACCAGACAATGGTATAAAAAAACG ACATGGATGTACATTGCCATACCAATGTTTGTCTACACCAGTGAAAGAATTCTCACCCTTTATGACAGAAACTACAGAGTCAGCATCATTAAG GCTGTTATTTACACAGGAAATGTATTAGCCTTATATATGAGTAGGCCTCCTGGATTCAAATACAAGAGTGGGATGTACCTTTTTGTCAAGTGTCCTGATATATCAAATTTCGAATG GCATCCGTTTTCGATTACCTCTGCCCCCGGCGACGACTATCTAAGTGTCCATATACGCACATTGGGAGATTGGACAACTGAACTTAGAAACCGTTTTGCTAAG GCTTGTGAACCTAGATCGACACAGCCAAGAAGGGGAAATCTGGTGAGAATGGAAACTAAAGTATACTCAGACACTGAAAATTCAGA ATTTCCAAGAATAGTGATCAAAGGACCGTATGGAGCACCGGCGCAGAATTACAAGAAATACGACATCCTTCTGCTCGTCGGTTTGGGTATTGGAGCAACCCCATTTATCAGCATTATCAAAGACATAGTTAACAACGAAGATGAATTT GGCTCAATAGACGACAGAAAATGCCCTGAACGAGCATATTTCTATTGGGTGACAAGGGAACAAGGATCATTTGACTGGTTTAAAGGTGTTATGGATGACATTGCAGAATACGATCACAAC CATGTCATAGAAATGCACAACTACTTGACGAGTGTGTACGAGGAAGGAGATGCTCGATCGGCACTCATAGGAATGGTTCAATCGCTGCAACATGCGAAAAATGGGGTCGATGTAGTTTCAGAAAGCCGG ATAAGAACTCATTTCGCAAGGCCAAACTGGAAGAAAGTGTTCGCACATTTGGCTACTACGCATCCATCTACTCGAATAG GTGTATTTTACTGCGGAAGTCCGACGTTGACGAAGCCGCTCAAAAAGCTTTGCCAAGAATTTAGCATGAATTCATCGACTCGATTCCAGTTTCACAAGGAAAACTTCTAG
- the LOC142528456 gene encoding uncharacterized protein LOC142528456 translates to MTQFFAQVAENPAPAAGGTGPRTQPEAVYERFQKMNPQKFSGTTNPMVAEEWVKSIEVIFEYMELQDVDRVRCAIFLLAGDARRWWDSASVAVNLPMLSWDGFKEMFFAKYFTEEVHARLTTEFMTLRQGDNSVAEFVRKFEQGCYFVPLIANDARAKMRHFMGGLLPVLRRDVRVTGLTTYAAAVSGALAAEQDQRD, encoded by the coding sequence atgacgcagttcttcgcacaggtTGCGGAGAATCCAGCTCCAGCAGCAGGAGGTACAGGACCGAGGACTCAACCGGAGGCAGTGTACGAGAGATTTCAGAAGATGAATCCTCAGAAGTTCTCAGGGACTACGAATCCTATGGTGGCGGAAGAGTGGGTTAAGTCTATAGAGGTGATCTTTGAGTATATGGAATTGCAGGATGTGgatcgagtccgatgtgccattTTTCTCCTAGCAGGGGATGCAAGACGATGGTGGGACAGTGCATCGGTGGCAGTTAATTTGCCGATGTTGTCTTGGGATGGATTCAAAGAGATGTTCTTCgctaagtacttcactgaggaggtACATGCCCGTTTGACTACGGAATTTATGACACTACGACAGGGAGATAATagtgtggctgagtttgtgagaAAGTTTGAACAGGGTTGCTACTTTGTGCCACTCATAGCTAATGATGCTCGAGCAAAAATGAGGCATTTCATGGGTGGTTTGCTGCcagtcttgcgccgtgatgtgagagtaaCTGGCCTTACTACATACGCAGCTGCCGTTTCTGGAGCTCTGGCGGCGGAGCAAGACCAGAGAGACTGA